A genomic stretch from Helianthus annuus cultivar XRQ/B chromosome 1, HanXRQr2.0-SUNRISE, whole genome shotgun sequence includes:
- the LOC110943053 gene encoding LRR receptor-like serine/threonine-protein kinase SIK1 → MKGVFEMISLMVTLLQLLSTTSAILDPVDFLALQSIRKSLEDLPGSNYFSSWDFTSDPCNFAGVYCEGGKVIVLNLGDPRAGAPGLSGRLHPDIGKLSSLTEFTVVPGRIMGALPVTLSKLKNLRFLAVSRNFISQAIPAELGELKQLRTLDLSYNQLTGSIPWAIGNLPELTNVILCHNHLSVSIPPFISQSLTRLDLKHNELSGIIERNSLPSSLQYLSLSWNQLTGPVDQLLPRLNKLNYLDLSLNQFTGPIPGCVFGFQITNLQLERNRFSGPVQPEGSVTIPTVDLSHNMLYGQVSPLFATVENLYLNNNRFTGSVPTVFVDRLTAGDIRLLYLQHNFLTGMPINPRTEIPLSSSLCLQYNCMVLPVQTPCPINAGTQKTRPTSQCMEWKG, encoded by the coding sequence ATGAAGGGAGTGTTTGAAATGATTTCCTTGATGGTTACATTGCTCCAGCTGCTATCTACAACTTCTGCAATTTTAGACCCGGTAGATTTTCTGGCATTACAATCGATTCGAAAATCGCTAGAAGATCTCCCTGGGTCGAATTACTTTTCATCATGGGATTTTACCTCAGACCCATGTAACTTCGCTGGAGTTTACTGCGAAGGTGGAAAAGTGATCGTGTTGAACCTCGGTGATCCGCGAGCAGGCGCCCCTGGTCTTTCGGGGCGCCTGCATCCGGATATCGGAAAGTTGAGTTCCCTCACGGAGTTTACGGTTGTTCCCGGGAGGATAATGGGGGCATTGCCAGTAACACTGTCGAAGTTAAAAAACCTCCGGTTTTTAGCGGTTAGCCGGAATTTTATCTCGCAAGCAATACCAGCGGAGTTAGGGGAGCTTAAGCAGTTGAGAACCCTTGATCTGAGTTACAACCAGCTCACTGGTAGTATACCATGGGCTATTGGAAATTTGCCAGAGTTAACTAACGTTATTCTTTGTCATAACCATTTATCGGTATCTATCCCTCCGTTCATCTCGCAGAGTCTAACGCGGTTAGATCTGAAGCACAACGAGTTATCAGGCATCATAGAGCGGAACTCACTACCATCATCGCTACAATATCTATCTCTATCCTGGAACCAACTTACGGGTCCGGTGGACCAGCTCTTGCCCAGGCTCAACAAACTAAACTATCTTGACCTGAGCTTGAACCAGTTCACCGGACCCATCCCAGGTTGCGTGTTTGGTTTCCAAATCACCAACCTGCAACTTGAAAGAAACCGGTTTTCTGGACCGGTCCAACCGGAAGGTTCGGTAACGATCCCCACAGTTGATCTTAGTCACAACATGTTGTACGGTCAAGTGTCGCCGCTTTTTGCGACGGTTGAGAATCTTTACTTGAATAATAACCGGTTCACCGGTTCGGTTCCGACGGTTTTTGTGGACCGGTTAACGGCTGGTGATATACGATTGTTGTATTTGCAACATAATTTTTTAACCGGTATGCCGATCAACCCCAGGACTGAAATACCTCTGAGCAGTTCGCTGTGTTTGCAGTACAATTGTATGGTCCTACCGGTTCAGACTCCATGCCCGATTAATGCGGGTACACAAAAGACCCGACCCACTTCACAATGCATGGAATGGAAAGGGTAA